From a region of the Spelaeicoccus albus genome:
- a CDS encoding DUF998 domain-containing protein: MITFICVLAIASAAARLFLFAALHVVPSAYNPLTHAVSDYAVGPTRHLSTAMTWTTVLTWLSLAAAVSVVLPSWEYHGTATALLLTLAIIFAVLPFVPTDLAGAKRTPRGILHYVLAIAWFAIAYSLTGDTSRYMATSWGGISGSAAVALHWIALISLIALIAALVVPTLRRYFGLAERVFIAAISVFFLIAAIALLAHA, from the coding sequence ATGATCACATTCATTTGCGTACTGGCAATCGCGTCAGCAGCCGCCCGCCTATTCCTCTTCGCCGCATTGCACGTCGTGCCAAGCGCATACAACCCGCTCACGCACGCGGTCAGCGACTACGCCGTCGGCCCAACCCGGCATCTGTCCACGGCCATGACCTGGACGACCGTCCTCACCTGGCTGTCACTTGCCGCAGCCGTTTCCGTCGTGTTGCCGTCATGGGAGTACCACGGCACGGCGACGGCCCTGCTTCTCACGCTGGCGATCATCTTCGCCGTATTGCCGTTCGTGCCGACCGACCTCGCAGGCGCAAAGCGCACTCCTCGCGGAATTCTGCATTACGTGCTGGCTATCGCTTGGTTTGCAATCGCCTACAGCCTCACCGGAGACACATCACGGTATATGGCGACGTCGTGGGGCGGCATTTCCGGATCGGCGGCAGTGGCTTTGCACTGGATCGCACTGATTTCCCTGATCGCCTTGATCGCCGCGCTCGTCGTCCCCACCCTGCGACGCTACTTTGGGCTGGCCGAGCGCGTATTCATCGCCGCAATCTCGGTGTTTTTCCTGATCGCGGCCATCGCCCTGCTTGCTCACGCTTGA
- a CDS encoding MarR family winged helix-turn-helix transcriptional regulator, which translates to MDLAYELHDLVLTLDKQAETLLQPLGISYRRYVALVIVDEHPGVTGRDLSRALLVTEAAASGIVKRLLADGLIVDTSAAGSGHVRRLEATDDGRALRVRSSKALGTTLDDTVRELGIEPTAFAHTIRSIHDAVLAPPVSDKKVANS; encoded by the coding sequence ATGGATCTGGCATATGAACTGCACGATTTGGTGCTCACGCTCGACAAGCAGGCAGAAACCCTGCTTCAGCCGTTGGGTATCTCCTATCGGCGATACGTCGCCCTCGTAATCGTCGACGAACACCCCGGCGTCACCGGGCGCGATCTGTCACGAGCGCTTCTCGTCACCGAAGCGGCGGCCAGCGGAATCGTCAAGCGGCTGCTTGCGGACGGGCTCATCGTCGACACGTCGGCCGCCGGCTCGGGGCATGTGCGCCGCCTCGAAGCGACCGACGACGGCCGCGCTCTTCGAGTGCGCAGCAGCAAGGCCCTCGGCACCACCCTCGACGACACGGTCCGCGAGCTTGGAATTGAACCAACCGCCTTCGCCCACACCATTCGATCAATCCACGACGCAGTACTCGCCCCTCCCGTCTCCGACAAGAAAGTCGCCAACTCATGA
- a CDS encoding class I SAM-dependent methyltransferase, whose product MPDAEFDNPRLAAIYDPLDPDRSDLDVYAAIAGEFGAHSVLDVGCGTGTFACLLAGRGIDVVAVDPAAASLEVARGKPGADRITWIHGDATSLPPLEVDLATMTANVAQVFLTDSGFAAALRGIREALRPGGHLVFEIRDPQRRAWLDWTRASTHEITEISGVGIVETWIDVTKVDGEFVTFRSTNVFDEDGAEIVSDSTLRFRSKDEVTAHLRQAGYTVTDVRDAPDRPGREFVFIACRDDGNSDADASADA is encoded by the coding sequence ATGCCCGACGCCGAGTTCGACAACCCGCGCCTAGCGGCTATTTATGATCCGCTCGACCCGGATCGGAGCGACCTCGACGTATATGCGGCCATCGCCGGTGAATTCGGAGCGCACAGCGTTCTCGACGTCGGGTGCGGAACCGGAACGTTCGCATGCCTGTTGGCCGGACGCGGCATCGACGTCGTCGCGGTCGATCCTGCGGCCGCATCCCTCGAGGTCGCGCGGGGCAAACCCGGGGCGGACCGGATCACCTGGATCCACGGTGACGCCACGTCATTGCCGCCGCTGGAGGTGGATCTGGCCACTATGACAGCGAACGTCGCGCAGGTCTTTCTCACCGACTCCGGATTCGCTGCCGCCCTTCGCGGCATTCGCGAAGCATTGCGGCCCGGCGGTCATCTTGTCTTCGAGATACGCGATCCGCAGCGACGGGCATGGCTCGACTGGACCAGGGCCTCGACGCACGAAATCACTGAGATTTCGGGAGTTGGAATAGTCGAGACCTGGATCGACGTCACGAAGGTCGACGGCGAGTTCGTAACTTTCCGGAGCACTAACGTCTTTGACGAGGACGGCGCTGAAATTGTCTCCGATTCCACGTTGCGGTTCCGCAGCAAGGATGAGGTGACTGCTCATTTGCGGCAAGCCGGCTACACGGTGACGGACGTGCGGGACGCCCCCGATCGCCCGGGGCGCGAATTCGTGTTCATCGCCTGCCGCGACGACGGAAATTCCGATGCGGATGCGAGTGCCGACGCGTAA
- a CDS encoding DinB family protein yields the protein MHTPKEVFRMYLQSHREALIWKLDGLGERDMRRPVTPTGTNLLGLVKHVASTEAGYLGDVFGSPFPEPLPWMEESAEDNADMWATADEPAEAVIGLYRRVWTHSDATIDRLGLTAEGSVPWWPAERRTVTLQQILVHVIAETARHAGHADIVRESIDGQIGLRHGNENLPPLDAGKWREYRAKLEATANLFA from the coding sequence ATGCACACCCCCAAAGAAGTGTTCCGAATGTATCTCCAGTCCCATCGTGAAGCCCTGATATGGAAGCTCGACGGGTTGGGGGAGCGTGATATGCGCCGGCCGGTCACGCCCACGGGGACGAACCTGCTTGGGCTCGTCAAACACGTGGCATCCACCGAAGCGGGCTATCTGGGCGATGTGTTCGGCAGTCCTTTTCCCGAGCCACTGCCGTGGATGGAAGAATCGGCGGAAGACAACGCCGACATGTGGGCAACCGCCGACGAGCCCGCCGAAGCAGTAATCGGCCTCTATCGCCGCGTATGGACCCATTCCGATGCGACGATTGATCGGCTCGGCCTGACGGCGGAGGGCAGCGTGCCGTGGTGGCCGGCGGAGCGGCGGACTGTCACGCTACAACAGATCCTGGTGCACGTGATCGCCGAGACCGCACGCCACGCGGGGCATGCCGACATCGTGCGCGAGAGCATTGACGGGCAGATCGGCCTACGCCACGGCAATGAAAATCTACCGCCCCTGGACGCCGGCAAATGGCGCGAGTACCGAGCAAAGCTCGAAGCCACGGCCAACTTGTTCGCCTAG
- a CDS encoding NADP-dependent isocitrate dehydrogenase, with product MAKIIYTHTDEAPMLATHSFLPIIEAYAQTAGVDFETRDISLAGRIIAAFNDRLSPEQRQGDALAELGELTADPEANIIKLPNISASIPQLKAAIAELQDHGYDIPDFPDDPSSDEEKDVRARYEKIKGSAVNPVLRQGNSDRRAPASVKKFARSHPHSMGAWSPNSKTNVAHMESDDFRSNEKSVVIDADDTLTIQLVAENGSTKVLKDSIPVLAGEIVDATVLRADALDEFVRAQISRAEEEGVLFSVHLKATMMKVSDPLIFGHVVKAFLPTLFESYGDQLAEAGLDPANGLASILNGLEHLPDEIRGNIRAAIDEDLKSGPELAMVDSAEGITNLHVPSDVIVDASMPAMIRSSGKMWGPDDDQHDTLAVIPDSCYADIYQATIDDCRANGAFDPTTMGSVPNVGLMAQAAEEYGSHDKTFEIQTAGTVQVVNGAGDVLLEHAVAPKDIWRACQTKDVPVRNWVELAVARARESGAPAVFWLDSTRAHDANLIKKVKQYLSELDTEGLQIEIMAPAEATAFSLQRIRNGDDTISVTGNVLRDYLTDLFPILELGTSAKMLSIVPLIAGGGLFETGAGGSAPKHVQQLLRENHLRWDSLGEFLALASSFEHLAKVTKNDRARVLADALDRATGTFLNDNKSPSRKVGEIDNRGSHFYLALYWAQELAKQTEDAELASAFAEVADDLATHEDTITGELLEVQGSSVELGGYYRPDDAKASSVMRPSAKLNEVLRQLSDRSV from the coding sequence ATGGCAAAGATCATCTACACCCACACGGACGAAGCGCCAATGCTGGCGACCCATTCGTTCCTGCCCATCATCGAAGCGTATGCGCAGACCGCCGGAGTGGACTTCGAAACCCGCGACATTTCGCTGGCCGGCCGAATCATCGCCGCGTTCAACGATCGGCTCTCGCCCGAGCAGCGGCAGGGCGACGCACTTGCCGAACTCGGCGAGCTGACCGCTGATCCGGAAGCCAATATCATCAAGCTACCCAACATCAGCGCATCGATCCCCCAGCTCAAGGCGGCCATCGCCGAGCTGCAAGACCACGGTTACGATATCCCGGACTTCCCGGACGACCCGTCCTCCGATGAAGAAAAGGACGTGCGCGCACGCTACGAAAAGATCAAAGGCAGCGCCGTCAACCCCGTGCTCCGACAGGGGAACTCAGACCGCCGGGCGCCGGCGTCGGTCAAAAAATTCGCGCGCTCGCACCCGCATTCGATGGGCGCCTGGAGCCCGAACTCGAAGACGAACGTCGCGCATATGGAGTCCGATGACTTCCGGTCGAACGAGAAGTCGGTAGTCATCGACGCCGACGACACGTTGACGATCCAGCTCGTCGCGGAAAACGGCAGTACGAAAGTGCTCAAGGACTCGATCCCGGTGCTGGCCGGTGAGATAGTCGACGCCACGGTGCTGCGTGCCGACGCACTGGATGAATTCGTACGGGCGCAGATCTCTCGCGCCGAAGAAGAAGGCGTGCTGTTCTCGGTGCATTTGAAGGCCACCATGATGAAGGTCTCCGACCCGCTCATCTTCGGACACGTCGTCAAGGCGTTCCTGCCGACGCTTTTCGAGTCCTACGGCGACCAGCTGGCCGAAGCCGGACTGGACCCGGCCAACGGGCTCGCCTCCATCCTGAACGGTCTCGAACACCTTCCGGACGAGATCCGCGGCAATATCAGGGCAGCCATCGACGAAGATCTGAAGAGCGGCCCCGAGCTGGCCATGGTCGATTCGGCGGAAGGCATTACCAATCTGCACGTGCCAAGCGACGTGATCGTCGATGCGTCAATGCCGGCCATGATCCGGTCGTCGGGCAAGATGTGGGGCCCGGACGACGATCAACACGACACGCTCGCCGTCATCCCGGACAGCTGCTACGCCGATATTTACCAGGCCACGATCGACGATTGCCGTGCCAACGGCGCATTCGATCCCACGACGATGGGCTCGGTGCCGAATGTCGGGCTGATGGCCCAGGCCGCAGAGGAATACGGAAGCCACGACAAGACTTTCGAGATTCAGACGGCCGGAACGGTGCAGGTCGTCAACGGTGCCGGAGACGTCTTGCTCGAACATGCCGTCGCGCCGAAAGACATTTGGCGCGCCTGCCAAACGAAGGACGTGCCGGTCCGCAACTGGGTCGAGCTCGCCGTCGCGCGTGCTCGCGAATCCGGTGCGCCCGCCGTGTTCTGGCTGGATTCCACGCGCGCGCACGACGCCAACCTCATCAAGAAGGTCAAGCAGTACCTGTCCGAGCTCGACACGGAGGGTCTGCAAATCGAAATCATGGCGCCGGCCGAGGCGACAGCGTTCTCGCTGCAGCGCATCCGGAACGGCGACGACACCATTTCGGTGACCGGCAATGTGCTGCGCGACTACCTGACCGACCTGTTCCCGATTCTCGAACTCGGTACGAGCGCCAAGATGCTCTCGATTGTGCCGCTCATCGCCGGCGGCGGCCTGTTCGAGACGGGCGCCGGCGGCTCGGCTCCCAAACACGTGCAGCAGCTGCTGCGCGAAAACCACTTGCGGTGGGACAGCCTCGGTGAATTCCTGGCGCTGGCCAGCAGTTTCGAACACTTGGCCAAGGTGACGAAGAACGATCGTGCTCGAGTGCTTGCCGATGCGCTCGACCGGGCAACCGGAACGTTCTTGAACGACAACAAATCACCGAGCCGCAAGGTCGGCGAGATCGACAACCGCGGCAGTCATTTCTATCTGGCGCTCTACTGGGCCCAGGAGCTGGCCAAGCAGACAGAGGATGCCGAACTGGCATCGGCGTTCGCCGAGGTGGCGGACGACCTGGCCACCCACGAGGACACGATCACCGGCGAGCTGCTCGAAGTGCAGGGTTCGTCAGTCGAATTGGGCGGATACTACCGTCCGGACGATGCGAAGGCGTCGTCGGTCATGCGTCCGTCGGCAAAGCTCAACGAGGTGCTCCGCCAACTGAGCGACCGCTCGGTTTAA
- a CDS encoding YdcF family protein translates to MRNSGWAKATLTVGAVLVAAAEVVHWRASRDAVRAPRYGLPDSGAAHSEVIVVLGFPSFRSGRMHPLQKWRTEIAVRSMNPAAMSTLVFTGAGRPGGKSEAAVMAGYAQHELGIAPDHIVLEEHATTTWQNIRNSMQYLRGADVVKIASDPTHARKGRRYLFLQSPVVGAKLRRTDDYRVGERWWLKIPMLGYAMSAGRRRRPASVGEDPRPAGADITPDR, encoded by the coding sequence ATGAGGAATTCAGGATGGGCCAAGGCGACGTTGACGGTCGGCGCCGTGCTCGTGGCCGCGGCCGAGGTGGTGCACTGGCGTGCGTCGCGGGACGCCGTGCGGGCCCCGCGGTATGGTTTGCCGGATTCCGGTGCGGCGCACTCGGAAGTCATAGTGGTCCTGGGATTTCCGTCGTTCCGGTCCGGCCGGATGCATCCCTTGCAAAAATGGCGGACCGAGATTGCCGTCCGCTCGATGAACCCGGCAGCGATGAGCACACTGGTCTTCACCGGTGCCGGGCGGCCCGGCGGCAAATCGGAGGCCGCAGTGATGGCCGGCTACGCGCAGCACGAACTCGGGATTGCACCGGACCACATCGTGTTGGAAGAACACGCAACGACGACCTGGCAGAACATCCGTAACTCGATGCAGTACCTGCGCGGCGCCGACGTCGTCAAAATCGCCTCGGATCCGACTCATGCGCGCAAGGGGCGACGGTATCTCTTTCTGCAAAGCCCGGTAGTCGGCGCAAAGCTGCGGCGGACCGACGATTACCGGGTGGGGGAACGATGGTGGCTCAAGATCCCCATGCTCGGGTATGCGATGTCGGCCGGGCGCCGCCGACGTCCGGCGTCGGTCGGGGAAGATCCGAGGCCGGCCGGCGCCGACATCACGCCAGATCGCTGA
- a CDS encoding threonine/serine dehydratase translates to MIDRDDVLTANGRIAGHVRTTPMAEVADPALPGVGWFKCEYMQRGGSFKLRGAFNRILSARDDGTLDPEVGIVAASGGNAGLANALAAAELGVPAHVFVPETAPQPKVDKLRACGARLHQVGTEYAHAFEASQEHTARTGAIFCHAYDQPEIAAGAGTLAVEALRQSDDAIDTFVVAVGGGGLMAGVATAGGARVVGVEPTRIPTLRSALEAGKPVDIEVGGIAADSLGARRIGDIGFDAATSSDVTSVLVPDDAIREARTWLWNTYRIALEYGAACAVAAIYSGAYTPSAGERVAVVLCGANTDVSDLA, encoded by the coding sequence GTGATCGACCGGGACGACGTACTGACGGCGAACGGACGCATCGCCGGACACGTGCGCACCACGCCCATGGCCGAGGTCGCCGACCCGGCGCTGCCCGGCGTCGGCTGGTTCAAATGCGAATACATGCAACGCGGCGGCAGTTTCAAACTGCGCGGCGCGTTCAATCGGATCCTGTCGGCCCGCGACGACGGCACCCTCGATCCCGAGGTGGGGATCGTCGCGGCGTCCGGCGGCAACGCGGGCCTGGCGAACGCTCTGGCGGCGGCGGAGTTGGGCGTTCCGGCGCACGTCTTCGTGCCCGAGACCGCGCCGCAGCCGAAGGTCGACAAGCTGCGGGCGTGCGGAGCTCGGCTGCACCAGGTCGGCACCGAATACGCGCACGCGTTCGAGGCGTCGCAGGAGCATACCGCGCGGACCGGCGCAATCTTTTGTCATGCCTACGACCAGCCCGAGATCGCGGCCGGGGCCGGGACGCTCGCCGTCGAGGCGCTTCGCCAAAGCGACGACGCCATTGACACATTTGTCGTGGCGGTGGGCGGTGGCGGACTCATGGCCGGCGTTGCCACGGCAGGAGGCGCGCGCGTCGTCGGTGTCGAGCCGACGCGCATCCCGACGCTTCGCTCCGCGCTCGAGGCCGGAAAGCCGGTGGACATCGAGGTCGGCGGCATCGCAGCGGATTCGTTGGGGGCCCGGCGAATCGGGGATATCGGGTTCGACGCGGCCACCAGCTCGGACGTGACAAGCGTGCTGGTGCCGGACGACGCGATCCGCGAGGCCCGCACGTGGCTGTGGAACACGTACCGTATCGCGCTGGAATACGGCGCTGCGTGCGCTGTCGCCGCCATCTACTCCGGCGCCTACACGCCGTCCGCCGGTGAACGGGTGGCAGTCGTCTTGTGCGGCGCCAACACCGACGTCAGCGATCTGGCGTGA
- a CDS encoding FAD-binding oxidoreductase, whose protein sequence is MNEPDRSAALAALRQTLPDRSLLTDPDLMESYRIDRAMFCESGMPLAVVRARETAEVSAAMKIAHEFRIPVVPQGVRSGLAGAANAIDGCIVITVEAMDEVLHIDEANRYVVTQPGVLNANLARTVAEHDLFYPPDPSSKEFCSIGGNLSTNSGGLCCVKYGVTTDYVLALEVVLADGQVLRTGRTTVKGVAGYDLARLFVGAEGTLGIITEATLRLRAAAEKPRTLAATFTDANQAASAVSTIVKSGVVPSLLEFMDRTSVKVVNDEFQLGFDETVDAVILAQSDSGGAPGDAEIEEIARILRDADATDVIIADSAQEADALLAARREVLTAFETLGTTMVDDVCVPRNRLADLIDGIAKIAVDKDLTIGVVGHAGDGNFHPTVVFDNSDDDESRRAHEAFDEVMMLGLQLGGTITGEHGVGLLKRGPLESEVGELSLSIQRAIKQAIDPDGILNPGKVFDR, encoded by the coding sequence ATGAACGAGCCAGATAGATCGGCGGCGTTGGCTGCCCTCCGGCAGACGTTGCCGGATCGCAGCCTCCTGACCGACCCGGACCTGATGGAGTCGTATCGGATCGACCGCGCCATGTTCTGCGAGTCGGGCATGCCGTTGGCCGTCGTCCGAGCACGGGAGACCGCCGAGGTTTCCGCCGCCATGAAAATCGCGCACGAATTCCGCATCCCGGTTGTGCCGCAAGGGGTGCGCAGCGGCTTGGCCGGCGCGGCGAACGCCATCGACGGCTGTATCGTGATCACCGTCGAGGCCATGGACGAGGTGCTGCACATTGACGAGGCAAATCGGTACGTCGTCACGCAGCCCGGCGTGCTGAACGCAAACCTGGCCCGAACCGTTGCCGAACACGATCTGTTCTACCCGCCGGATCCCAGCAGCAAAGAATTCTGTTCGATCGGCGGAAACCTTTCGACGAATTCCGGCGGGCTGTGTTGCGTGAAGTACGGCGTGACCACCGACTACGTGCTGGCCTTGGAGGTAGTGCTGGCGGACGGCCAAGTGCTGCGAACCGGCCGGACGACTGTCAAGGGCGTCGCCGGCTACGACTTGGCGCGGCTGTTCGTCGGCGCCGAGGGCACGCTCGGCATCATCACCGAAGCGACGCTGCGTCTTCGCGCCGCCGCCGAGAAGCCCCGCACGCTTGCCGCGACCTTCACGGACGCCAACCAGGCGGCGTCCGCCGTTTCCACGATCGTGAAGTCCGGGGTGGTTCCGAGCCTGCTCGAATTCATGGACCGCACGAGCGTGAAAGTCGTGAACGACGAATTCCAGTTGGGGTTCGACGAGACGGTCGACGCCGTCATTCTCGCCCAGTCGGACTCCGGAGGGGCGCCCGGCGACGCTGAGATCGAGGAGATCGCCCGGATCTTGCGCGACGCCGACGCCACGGACGTCATCATCGCCGATTCCGCTCAAGAGGCCGACGCGCTGCTTGCCGCGCGCCGCGAGGTGCTCACGGCGTTCGAGACTCTCGGCACGACGATGGTGGACGACGTGTGCGTGCCCCGCAATCGGCTGGCCGATCTGATCGACGGCATCGCGAAGATCGCCGTCGACAAGGACCTGACGATCGGCGTGGTCGGTCACGCCGGGGACGGCAATTTCCACCCGACCGTGGTGTTCGACAATTCGGACGACGACGAGTCCCGTCGCGCACATGAGGCGTTCGACGAGGTCATGATGCTCGGGCTGCAGCTCGGCGGCACGATTACGGGCGAACACGGCGTCGGCCTGCTCAAGCGCGGACCGCTCGAATCGGAGGTCGGGGAACTCAGCTTGTCCATCCAGCGGGCCATCAAACAGGCCATCGACCCGGACGGCATCCTGAATCCCGGCAAGGTGTTCGACAGGTGA
- a CDS encoding pyridoxal-phosphate-dependent aminotransferase family protein — translation MPTMIPNRHLFGPGPSNPYPEATAALGYPLLGHLDPDFITRLDNTCEGLRRVWGTTNSRTLPLSGTGSLGMETAFVNTLSKGDVAVIAVNGLFGQRMCEVASRCGAEVVRVDHDFGQPIDVERVAAAHPNPTVIAAVHAETSTGVLSDIKALGSVKGDALLIADAVTSIGGSELRADDWGIDVGYAGTQKCLGVAPGLAPFTISDAAFSRRVETPQSWYMDLGLLGGYVGGNSGGGRTYHHTAPVAMVASLEAALDRITAEGIENAWARHEAAGRKLQTGLQDMGLDLFAAEGHRLPQLTTVKVPDGVDSAAARAFLLTNFDIEIGGGVGEYADTVWRIGLMGPNANDASVALLLGAIEEAIKNA, via the coding sequence ATGCCCACGATGATCCCCAACCGGCACTTGTTCGGACCGGGCCCCTCCAACCCGTATCCCGAGGCCACCGCTGCGCTCGGGTATCCGCTCCTGGGGCATTTGGATCCGGATTTCATCACCCGGCTCGACAACACGTGCGAGGGCCTGCGCCGCGTATGGGGCACAACGAACTCACGCACCCTTCCGCTCAGCGGAACCGGTTCGCTGGGCATGGAAACTGCGTTCGTCAACACGCTCTCGAAGGGCGACGTGGCAGTCATCGCCGTCAATGGTCTTTTTGGCCAGCGCATGTGCGAGGTCGCGTCGCGGTGCGGCGCCGAGGTCGTCCGCGTCGACCACGATTTCGGACAGCCGATCGACGTCGAACGCGTCGCGGCGGCCCACCCCAACCCGACAGTGATTGCTGCAGTGCACGCCGAAACGTCGACGGGCGTGCTGTCGGACATCAAGGCGCTCGGCTCGGTCAAGGGCGATGCCTTGTTGATCGCCGATGCGGTCACCTCTATCGGCGGCAGCGAGCTGCGCGCCGATGACTGGGGCATCGACGTCGGCTATGCGGGAACGCAAAAGTGCCTGGGGGTCGCTCCCGGTTTGGCTCCGTTCACCATCAGCGACGCCGCGTTCTCTCGTCGCGTCGAGACTCCGCAGTCGTGGTACATGGACCTTGGCCTGCTGGGCGGGTACGTCGGCGGCAACTCCGGCGGCGGCCGCACCTACCACCACACTGCGCCCGTCGCCATGGTCGCCAGCCTCGAAGCGGCCCTTGACCGCATCACGGCAGAAGGCATCGAGAACGCGTGGGCCCGCCACGAAGCTGCCGGGCGCAAACTGCAGACCGGCCTTCAGGACATGGGGCTCGACCTCTTTGCGGCCGAAGGCCATCGCCTGCCGCAGCTGACCACTGTCAAGGTTCCGGACGGCGTCGATTCGGCCGCCGCTCGCGCGTTCCTGCTCACGAACTTCGACATCGAAATCGGCGGCGGCGTCGGCGAATACGCGGACACCGTGTGGCGCATCGGCCTGATGGGGCCGAACGCGAACGATGCGTCAGTCGCACTGCTCTTGGGAGCCATCGAAGAAGCAATCAAAAACGCGTAG
- a CDS encoding mismatch-specific DNA-glycosylase — protein MGFSRAELEAFRGQAVPDLLPEPLELLFVGINPGLWSAATKTHFAKRGNRFYPALYRAGITGTLIDAADGYKPGDREQLERRGIGISNICPIATARADELSRDDLRRGAKSLSDLVTARRPAVVAILGVTAYRTAFDSPKAATGKQSSPWPESQLYVVPNPSGLNAHATLASLAADYREVAIAAGIRLTPPSGGERS, from the coding sequence ATGGGATTCTCGCGCGCCGAGTTGGAAGCGTTTCGCGGCCAAGCCGTTCCGGATCTGCTGCCCGAACCGCTGGAACTGCTATTTGTCGGCATCAATCCGGGGCTTTGGTCGGCCGCCACCAAGACTCATTTCGCCAAGCGCGGTAATCGGTTTTATCCGGCGCTCTACCGGGCCGGCATCACCGGCACGCTCATTGACGCCGCCGACGGGTACAAGCCCGGCGACCGTGAACAGCTTGAGCGACGGGGGATCGGCATCAGCAATATCTGCCCGATCGCGACGGCGCGCGCCGATGAGCTTTCCCGTGATGACTTGCGCCGCGGAGCGAAGTCGCTGAGTGACTTGGTGACGGCGCGGCGTCCGGCCGTCGTTGCCATTCTCGGGGTGACCGCTTACCGGACCGCGTTCGATAGTCCGAAAGCGGCGACCGGAAAGCAGTCGTCGCCTTGGCCGGAATCCCAGTTGTACGTCGTCCCGAATCCCAGCGGCCTCAATGCGCACGCCACTCTCGCCAGCCTGGCCGCCGACTATCGGGAGGTTGCCATTGCGGCTGGAATCCGTCTCACTCCGCCGAGTGGCGGCGAACGGTCATAA
- a CDS encoding DEAD/DEAH box helicase, whose protein sequence is MTTAFPIQAATLPSTLAGRDVLGRGKTGSGKTLAFALPLVARLSENPGRRPNRPRGLVLAPTRELANQIAAVIEPLAEAARLKVTTIFGGVTQGRQVRALEGGVDIVVACPGRLEDLMNQRHISLGDVETTVLDEADHMADLGFLPGVKRILDATPKGQRMLFSATLDRGIDVIVKRYLDRPLTHSVDSAESPISSMTHHVFGVGDPAEKRAVVHELASGTGRRVFFTRTKHTAKKLARQLTASGIPAVDLQGNLSQPARERNLAAFSSGTARVMVATDIAARGIHVDDIDLVVHVDPPTEHKAYLHRSGRTARAGSGGTVVTMVLPTERQDVKTMLRRAKIDARLQAVAPDSAPVAGLVGEKAPYVEPPAPQAQQQKSQRNSSGNSRRNPSGRRGGSQARGAGGSGERGDSRRSRNSRSRRPNRSPNRGR, encoded by the coding sequence ATGACCACTGCGTTTCCGATCCAGGCGGCCACTCTCCCCAGTACTCTGGCCGGCCGCGACGTGCTCGGCCGCGGCAAGACGGGCAGCGGCAAGACTCTCGCCTTCGCGTTGCCGCTCGTTGCACGATTGAGCGAAAACCCCGGACGTCGTCCGAATCGCCCCCGCGGGCTGGTGCTGGCACCGACCCGCGAGCTTGCCAATCAGATTGCCGCGGTCATCGAACCACTTGCCGAGGCGGCCCGGCTCAAGGTCACCACGATCTTCGGCGGTGTCACGCAGGGCCGGCAGGTGCGTGCCCTCGAGGGCGGCGTCGACATCGTCGTGGCCTGCCCCGGCCGGCTCGAAGACTTGATGAACCAGCGTCATATCTCGCTGGGTGATGTCGAGACCACCGTGCTGGACGAGGCGGATCACATGGCCGACCTCGGGTTCCTTCCCGGAGTCAAGCGCATTCTCGATGCGACGCCGAAAGGCCAGCGCATGTTGTTCTCGGCGACACTCGACCGCGGTATCGACGTAATCGTGAAACGCTACCTCGACCGGCCGCTCACGCATTCGGTCGACTCGGCCGAATCGCCGATCTCTTCCATGACTCATCACGTTTTCGGTGTGGGAGATCCTGCCGAAAAGCGCGCAGTCGTACATGAACTGGCGTCCGGAACCGGACGCCGGGTGTTCTTCACCCGCACGAAACACACAGCGAAAAAGCTCGCCAGGCAGCTGACGGCGTCCGGAATTCCGGCGGTCGACCTGCAAGGCAACCTTTCGCAGCCGGCCCGTGAACGTAACTTGGCGGCCTTCTCCAGCGGTACTGCCCGCGTCATGGTCGCGACGGACATCGCCGCCCGCGGCATCCACGTGGACGACATTGATCTGGTCGTGCACGTCGACCCGCCGACCGAGCACAAGGCGTACCTGCACCGGTCGGGACGTACCGCGCGCGCCGGATCCGGTGGAACGGTCGTCACTATGGTGCTGCCGACCGAACGCCAGGACGTCAAGACGATGCTGCGCCGGGCGAAGATCGACGCGCGGCTCCAAGCCGTTGCTCCGGACTCCGCTCCCGTCGCCGGACTCGTGGGGGAGAAGGCGCCGTATGTTGAGCCGCCGGCCCCGCAGGCGCAGCAACAAAAATCGCAGCGCAATTCTTCGGGCAATTCGCGGCGCAACCCATCGGGTCGGCGCGGTGGG